A DNA window from Phaeobacter sp. A36a-5a contains the following coding sequences:
- a CDS encoding tetratricopeptide repeat protein, with protein MMQDIFGQDTSLTNAAALENWNCVQMGVLSHGAAAPQHLGALLEAAPEFAMAQAAKGMFVLLLGRAELMQAARDAYAAAKAAEDGALPRERHYIAALGAWLEGRPSLAIAEMETVLRSHPEDALAMKLSHAIRFILGDSAGMRRSIERVLPAYAPDHAGRGYLLGCHAFSLEETGAYDLAEATGRQALWMAPDDAWGLHAVAHVHDMTGNSRAGLDWLTGREEAWAHCNNFRYHVWWHKALMHLDQGQTEQVLALYDHEIRKDKTDDYRDISNATSLLMRLELEGVAIGDRWEELAELCANRTEDGCLIFADLHYLLALVGDDRKVEAGQLVQRIHADARRGASESDGRMATPGCGLALGLEAFGEGNYSEAFGYLASGRSSLQLAGGSHAQRDVFERVTIDAGIRAGRLDAVEAILNERRAQRGGAEDSYAQARRALIAAGRGAPCAQSVPAE; from the coding sequence ATGATGCAAGATATTTTTGGCCAGGACACCAGCCTGACAAACGCCGCGGCGCTCGAGAACTGGAACTGCGTTCAGATGGGGGTGTTGTCTCACGGCGCTGCCGCGCCGCAACATCTGGGCGCCCTGCTGGAGGCTGCACCGGAGTTTGCCATGGCCCAGGCGGCCAAGGGCATGTTTGTGCTGCTGCTGGGTCGGGCAGAACTGATGCAGGCCGCACGGGACGCCTATGCCGCGGCCAAGGCCGCCGAGGATGGTGCTTTGCCACGCGAACGCCACTATATCGCTGCGCTCGGTGCTTGGCTGGAGGGCCGTCCATCGCTGGCGATTGCAGAGATGGAGACCGTGCTGCGCAGCCACCCCGAGGACGCGCTGGCGATGAAGCTGAGCCACGCGATCCGCTTCATCCTGGGCGACAGCGCCGGTATGCGCCGGTCGATCGAGCGGGTCCTGCCCGCCTATGCGCCGGATCACGCCGGACGCGGTTACCTGCTTGGATGCCACGCCTTTTCGCTGGAGGAAACCGGCGCTTATGACCTGGCCGAAGCAACCGGGCGTCAGGCGCTCTGGATGGCACCGGATGATGCCTGGGGCCTGCATGCGGTGGCCCATGTCCATGATATGACGGGCAACTCCCGTGCCGGGCTTGACTGGCTGACCGGTCGCGAAGAGGCCTGGGCGCATTGCAACAACTTTCGCTACCACGTCTGGTGGCACAAGGCGCTGATGCATCTGGATCAGGGGCAGACCGAACAGGTGCTGGCGCTATACGATCACGAGATCCGCAAAGACAAAACCGATGATTACCGTGACATTTCCAACGCCACCTCACTGCTGATGCGGCTGGAGCTGGAGGGCGTTGCAATCGGTGACCGCTGGGAAGAACTCGCAGAACTCTGTGCCAACCGGACCGAAGACGGCTGCCTGATCTTTGCTGATCTTCACTATCTTCTTGCACTGGTGGGCGATGATCGCAAGGTTGAGGCTGGCCAGCTGGTGCAGCGGATCCACGCTGATGCGCGTCGCGGCGCCAGCGAGAGCGATGGCCGCATGGCAACGCCAGGCTGCGGCCTTGCGCTGGGGCTCGAGGCCTTTGGCGAAGGTAACTACAGCGAAGCCTTCGGCTATCTCGCCAGCGGACGCAGTTCCCTGCAACTGGCAGGGGGCAGCCATGCCCAGCGGGACGTTTTCGAACGCGTGACCATTGATGCGGGCATCCGCGCGGGGCGTCTGGACGCGGTGGAGGCCATCCTCAACGAACGGCGCGCCCAGCGGGGCGGCGCCGAGGACAGCTATGCACAGGCGCGCCGTGCACTGATCGCTGCCGGACGTGGCGCGCCCTGCGCGCAAAGTGTCCCGGCAGAATAA
- a CDS encoding glucan biosynthesis protein has translation MKEFSRRTFLATAMASTAPLALGALTSPARATGGPAFSRETVVALARELAAAPYAPRPSVPQDWQEQTYEEYQTRWFRSRDALWSKTPRSYNVDFFLPGLYFPRPVEIYTVENGLAQPVAFDLSLFDKTDKAPDLSVDDSLGYSGFRLRTDLKEPGKKTEFCVFQGASYFRAIGAAHTYGLSARGLAVNTATSKGEEFPEFTAFWLEAPVPGQKNMIVHALMDSPSVTGAYRFDILPGQDTVMDVEARLFARAELDNIGLGPLTSMFLFDQTNRNRFDDFRPAVHDSDGLLVVNGNGETLWRPLANPKTLQLSSFVDENPRGFGLMQRPRLLSDYEDLEAHYHQRPALWVEPKGDWGKGAVTLVEIPADKEIYDNIVAYWRPRDSYAPGSEIAIDYRLTWGNGPDLPVPQVINTAAGARIFGDPGRIITIDFAAHPLFAGGVDDLKAHITSPHVTPTEGVLQQNPETGGVRLAFAFDPGERDHVELRAELRKDDQPASEVWLYRWTK, from the coding sequence ATGAAAGAATTCTCGCGACGCACCTTTCTGGCAACCGCCATGGCCAGCACGGCCCCGCTTGCGCTTGGCGCGCTGACCTCGCCTGCGCGTGCGACCGGAGGCCCTGCATTCTCGCGCGAAACGGTTGTGGCGCTGGCGCGCGAGTTGGCGGCCGCCCCTTACGCGCCCCGGCCCAGCGTGCCGCAGGACTGGCAGGAGCAGACCTATGAGGAATACCAGACCCGCTGGTTCCGCAGCCGCGATGCGCTCTGGTCGAAGACCCCGCGCAGCTACAATGTCGATTTCTTTCTGCCCGGCCTTTATTTCCCGCGCCCGGTCGAGATCTACACCGTGGAAAACGGCCTCGCCCAGCCGGTGGCCTTTGACCTGTCGCTGTTTGACAAAACCGACAAAGCCCCCGACCTCAGCGTCGACGACAGCCTCGGCTACTCCGGTTTCCGGCTGCGGACCGATCTAAAGGAACCCGGCAAGAAAACGGAATTCTGCGTATTCCAGGGCGCGAGTTATTTCCGGGCCATCGGGGCTGCACACACCTATGGGTTGTCGGCGCGCGGCCTGGCGGTGAATACCGCTACCTCCAAGGGCGAAGAATTCCCTGAATTCACTGCCTTCTGGCTCGAAGCTCCAGTTCCCGGCCAAAAGAACATGATCGTCCATGCGCTGATGGATTCGCCGTCTGTCACCGGGGCCTACCGGTTTGACATACTGCCGGGGCAAGACACGGTGATGGATGTCGAGGCGCGCCTGTTTGCACGTGCGGAACTGGACAATATCGGGCTTGGACCACTCACCTCGATGTTCCTGTTTGATCAGACCAATCGCAACCGGTTTGACGATTTCCGCCCTGCGGTTCACGACAGCGACGGTCTGCTGGTGGTCAACGGCAACGGCGAGACCCTGTGGCGCCCACTGGCCAACCCCAAGACGCTGCAGCTGTCGTCCTTTGTCGATGAAAACCCGCGTGGCTTTGGCCTGATGCAGCGCCCGCGGCTGCTGTCTGATTATGAGGATCTGGAAGCGCATTATCACCAGCGCCCGGCGCTCTGGGTTGAGCCGAAGGGTGATTGGGGCAAAGGCGCCGTCACGCTGGTCGAAATCCCGGCGGACAAGGAAATCTACGACAATATCGTGGCCTATTGGCGCCCCCGCGACAGCTACGCCCCTGGCTCAGAGATTGCCATTGACTATCGGCTGACCTGGGGCAACGGCCCGGATCTGCCGGTGCCACAGGTGATCAACACCGCCGCGGGCGCGCGCATCTTTGGTGATCCGGGTCGGATCATCACCATCGATTTCGCCGCCCATCCGCTGTTTGCCGGTGGCGTTGATGATCTAAAGGCGCATATCACGTCACCTCATGTCACCCCAACCGAAGGCGTCTTGCAGCAAAACCCGGAAACTGGCGGGGTGCGGTTGGCCTTCGCCTTTGACCCGGGCGAACGCGACCACGTCGAATTGCGCGCTGAACTGCGCAAGGATGATCAGCCCGCCTCCGAAGTCTGGCTTTACCGGTGGACCAAATGA
- a CDS encoding CaiB/BaiF CoA transferase family protein encodes MGSSDRTSEAKLPHGPLTGIKVLDLSRILAGPTCTQMLGDLGASVLKVENPRTGGDDTRQWGPPYVVDGDGHQSDLSAYFMAANRNKRSVEVDIATAEGQQVIRRLAAEADILLENFKPGGLAKYSLDYESLHAEFPHLVYGSISGYGQTGPNAHKPGYDLMAQGYGGIMSLTGEPEGRPMKVGVGIADVMCGMYACVGILAALRHKEQTGEGQQVDIALVDAQIAWLINEGVATLNTGSAPKRRGNEHPSIVPYGLYETSDGHVILAVGNDAQFGRFLSFLGLDGLARDSRFATNPARLQHRDALADILVPALRQYRTDEVIAAMEARKVPAGPVQTLDQVFASDQVAARDMTIEMSSAAGPVRLLGNPLKFSRTPVTYRHAPPICGANSDLLARTADPFSEDDN; translated from the coding sequence ATGGGCTCATCTGACCGGACATCCGAAGCCAAGCTGCCCCATGGCCCGCTGACCGGTATCAAGGTGCTGGACCTGTCCCGCATTCTGGCAGGGCCGACCTGCACCCAGATGCTGGGAGATCTGGGGGCCAGTGTGCTCAAGGTCGAAAACCCGCGAACCGGGGGCGATGACACCCGGCAGTGGGGGCCGCCCTATGTGGTGGATGGAGACGGTCACCAGTCGGATCTGTCGGCCTATTTCATGGCCGCAAACCGTAATAAGCGTTCGGTTGAGGTGGACATCGCCACGGCCGAGGGCCAGCAGGTCATACGTCGTCTCGCCGCCGAAGCCGATATTCTGCTGGAAAACTTCAAACCCGGCGGGCTTGCCAAATACAGCCTCGACTACGAGAGCCTGCACGCGGAGTTCCCGCATCTGGTCTATGGTTCGATCTCCGGCTACGGCCAGACTGGACCCAATGCCCATAAACCCGGCTATGACCTGATGGCACAGGGCTATGGCGGGATCATGTCGCTCACCGGTGAGCCTGAGGGCCGACCGATGAAGGTTGGCGTCGGCATCGCCGACGTAATGTGCGGCATGTATGCCTGTGTCGGCATCCTCGCGGCGCTGCGCCACAAGGAACAGACCGGCGAAGGCCAGCAGGTCGATATCGCGCTGGTGGATGCGCAGATCGCATGGCTGATCAACGAAGGTGTGGCAACACTCAACACTGGCAGCGCCCCCAAACGGCGCGGTAATGAGCATCCCAGCATCGTGCCATATGGGTTATATGAGACCTCAGATGGCCATGTGATCCTCGCGGTCGGCAATGACGCGCAATTTGGCCGCTTCCTATCTTTTCTCGGTCTGGACGGGCTGGCGCGGGACTCGCGCTTTGCAACCAACCCGGCCCGCTTGCAGCACCGCGACGCGCTCGCCGACATCCTGGTACCGGCGCTGCGCCAATACCGCACCGATGAGGTGATCGCCGCGATGGAGGCCCGCAAGGTGCCAGCAGGACCGGTGCAGACGCTCGATCAGGTTTTTGCCTCTGATCAGGTGGCGGCGCGGGATATGACAATTGAAATGTCCTCGGCGGCGGGGCCGGTGCGGTTGCTTGGCAATCCGCTCAAATTCTCCCGGACGCCGGTGACCTACCGCCATGCGCCTCCAATCTGCGGTGCAAACAGCGACCTCCTAGCCAGGACCGCGGACCCGTTTTCGGAAGACGACAACTAA
- a CDS encoding YeeE/YedE family protein gives MPTPLSDLLSDTQLTALLGVFGGVLLGLAARLGRFCTLGAIEDLLYGGSSLRLRMWGMAIGMAILGSFGLMALGWLDPAQSQYLAIRWMPLASIGGGLLFGYGMALSGMCGYGAIARLGGGDLRSFVIVLVMGVSTFVVLTGPLAPLRNLFFRQQSITDDLPAGIAHHLANYLGASVSAIGLAIGGAILLISILGREVRESPAAIGWAALVAFAIISGWAGSSHIARTGFDAIPLVSHSFSAPLGETIMWTMTGSLRPISFAVGSVSGVWLGAFIGSLIKGHFRWEACDDPRELRRQIIGAAIMGGGAVLAMGCTVGQGLSAFSLLSISAPVTFLSIFAGAAVGLRQLITGFRRAA, from the coding sequence ATGCCCACCCCCCTGTCCGACCTCCTGAGCGATACGCAGCTGACCGCCCTGCTGGGGGTGTTTGGCGGCGTCCTGCTGGGATTGGCGGCGCGGCTGGGGCGGTTCTGCACGCTGGGCGCCATCGAGGATCTGCTCTATGGCGGCTCGTCCCTGCGTCTGCGGATGTGGGGCATGGCAATCGGCATGGCAATCCTGGGAAGTTTTGGCCTCATGGCTCTAGGCTGGCTGGATCCGGCGCAGTCGCAATATCTTGCCATTCGCTGGATGCCGCTGGCCTCTATCGGCGGCGGCCTGTTATTTGGCTATGGCATGGCCCTGAGCGGGATGTGCGGCTATGGCGCCATAGCCCGGCTCGGCGGCGGCGATCTGCGCAGCTTTGTCATCGTGCTGGTGATGGGCGTATCGACCTTTGTCGTGCTGACAGGCCCTCTCGCCCCGCTGCGCAACCTGTTTTTCCGGCAACAGAGCATCACCGATGATCTGCCCGCCGGCATCGCCCATCATCTGGCCAACTATCTTGGAGCGTCGGTCAGCGCTATCGGCCTTGCCATCGGCGGTGCGATCCTGCTGATATCCATCCTCGGGCGTGAGGTGCGCGAGTCTCCGGCCGCTATTGGCTGGGCTGCGCTGGTGGCGTTTGCCATCATCAGCGGCTGGGCAGGCAGCAGCCATATCGCGCGGACGGGGTTTGACGCGATACCTCTGGTCTCGCATTCCTTCTCCGCGCCGCTTGGCGAAACCATCATGTGGACAATGACCGGCAGCCTGCGGCCGATCAGCTTTGCCGTCGGCTCGGTCAGCGGCGTCTGGCTCGGTGCCTTTATCGGTTCGCTGATCAAGGGGCATTTCCGCTGGGAGGCCTGCGACGACCCGCGCGAGCTGCGCCGCCAGATCATCGGGGCCGCGATCATGGGGGGCGGCGCGGTCCTTGCAATGGGCTGCACGGTCGGCCAGGGGCTGAGCGCCTTTTCGCTGTTGTCGATTTCTGCCCCGGTGACCTTTCTGTCGATCTTTGCCGGGGCCGCTGTTGGGCTGCGCCAGCTGATCACCGGTTTTCGCCGCGCCGCCTGA
- the mdoH gene encoding glucans biosynthesis glucosyltransferase MdoH produces MTNFSLTPPEQPLAMPEQNFGAHFQDHACPLPGDNVATGGQPRESSQRQVALWRVLAFSPAMAATGLLTWGMKDWFAADGFSMLEVALLVLIAFNFFWICFSVSTVLLGLWGLSQRPRALGRGRPQRMKVALLMPIYNEVPWYVLGNAQSMLEELHARGGVHDYAMFILSDTRDDAIAAEERASVEALRSMLPAGAQLYYRRRDDNAGRKVGNIADWVRRWGAGWDAMLVLDADSLMTGRAIAHLADALARDPGAGLIQSYPQLIGAHSVFGRMQQFANGVYGLALAEGLARWAGHEGNYWGHNAIIRTRAFAACAGLPPLRSVFGGEKLIMSHDFVEAGLLRRAGWSVQFLPRIRGSYEETPQTLIDHVLRDRRWCQGNLQHLNLLNAKGFRALSRFHLLHGAIGYLMAPVWFALLVIWALIGRGEEASVLTYFSETNPLMPSWPDMSEPRHVLVILLIYAMLLAPKLLAVAALPMTGSRFSDYGGAGAFALSLLTEILLAILYAPILMVQQMIAVLRTAFGLQKGWAPQARDGGSYSWRTLFTCHALETVSGIALWTGILAGVVSVWLLPIAVSLILAVPLSALSGVPLQRFAKALLATREVHNEPRITRIARARRDRLRLALERSPAHPTAAE; encoded by the coding sequence ATGACCAATTTCTCCCTGACCCCACCGGAACAACCGCTGGCTATGCCAGAGCAGAATTTCGGTGCCCATTTTCAGGATCACGCCTGCCCCTTACCCGGTGACAACGTGGCAACCGGCGGACAGCCCCGCGAGTCAAGCCAGCGTCAGGTGGCGCTATGGCGTGTTCTGGCCTTCTCTCCGGCGATGGCCGCTACGGGGCTGTTGACCTGGGGTATGAAGGACTGGTTCGCGGCAGACGGGTTTTCCATGCTGGAGGTCGCACTTCTGGTGTTGATCGCGTTCAATTTCTTCTGGATCTGCTTTTCGGTCTCTACCGTTCTTCTGGGTCTCTGGGGCCTGTCCCAGCGCCCCCGCGCGCTGGGACGAGGCCGCCCGCAGCGGATGAAGGTCGCGCTCCTGATGCCGATCTACAACGAGGTCCCCTGGTATGTACTTGGCAATGCCCAATCCATGCTGGAAGAGCTGCACGCCCGTGGCGGTGTCCATGACTATGCAATGTTCATCCTGTCCGACACCCGTGACGATGCCATCGCCGCAGAGGAACGTGCCAGTGTCGAGGCCCTGCGCAGTATGCTCCCCGCAGGGGCCCAGCTCTATTATCGGCGCCGCGATGACAATGCAGGACGCAAGGTCGGCAATATCGCCGACTGGGTGCGCCGGTGGGGCGCCGGCTGGGACGCCATGCTGGTGCTCGATGCCGACAGCCTGATGACCGGGCGCGCCATTGCCCATCTGGCCGACGCGCTGGCCCGTGATCCCGGCGCAGGTCTGATCCAGAGCTATCCGCAGCTGATCGGTGCGCATTCCGTCTTTGGCCGGATGCAGCAGTTTGCCAATGGCGTCTACGGCCTGGCTCTGGCCGAAGGTCTGGCCCGCTGGGCAGGGCATGAAGGCAACTACTGGGGGCATAATGCGATCATCCGTACCCGTGCCTTTGCCGCCTGTGCGGGGTTGCCGCCGCTGCGCTCTGTCTTTGGTGGTGAAAAGCTGATCATGAGCCATGATTTCGTGGAGGCCGGGCTGCTGCGTCGCGCCGGTTGGAGCGTTCAGTTCCTGCCCCGCATTCGTGGGTCTTACGAAGAAACTCCGCAGACGCTGATTGACCATGTGCTGCGGGATCGGCGCTGGTGTCAGGGCAATCTACAGCACCTGAACCTGCTCAACGCCAAGGGGTTTCGCGCCTTGTCACGCTTTCATCTGCTGCATGGGGCCATTGGCTACCTGATGGCGCCAGTCTGGTTCGCCCTGCTGGTGATCTGGGCGCTCATCGGACGTGGCGAGGAAGCCTCGGTCCTGACCTATTTCAGTGAAACTAATCCGCTGATGCCCTCCTGGCCGGACATGTCAGAGCCGCGCCATGTGCTGGTGATCCTGCTCATCTATGCCATGCTGCTCGCCCCAAAGCTTCTGGCCGTGGCGGCGCTGCCGATGACCGGGAGCCGCTTCTCCGACTATGGCGGCGCGGGCGCCTTTGCCCTGTCACTGTTGACGGAAATCCTGCTCGCGATCCTTTATGCGCCGATCCTGATGGTTCAGCAGATGATCGCGGTGCTGCGCACCGCCTTTGGCCTCCAAAAGGGATGGGCGCCGCAGGCACGCGACGGTGGCAGCTACTCCTGGCGCACGCTGTTCACCTGCCACGCGCTGGAAACCGTCAGCGGCATCGCGCTGTGGACGGGGATTCTTGCCGGCGTGGTATCCGTCTGGCTATTGCCAATCGCCGTATCGCTGATCCTTGCGGTGCCCCTGTCGGCCCTGTCGGGCGTACCGTTGCAGCGCTTTGCCAAAGCCCTTCTGGCCACCCGTGAGGTCCACAACGAGCCCCGCATCACCCGCATCGCCCGTGCCAGACGGGACAGGTTGCGCCTGGCATTGGAGCGATCCCCCGCCCATCCCACAGCCGCTGAGTAA
- a CDS encoding thiamine pyrophosphate-binding protein yields the protein MTQTDTAAATATEPLRAADVLARRLYAAGCRHAFGMPGGEVLTLVDALTKAGIRFHLAKHENSAGFMGEGVHHSDGAPVILVATLGPGALNGVNVVANAHQDRVPMLVLTGCVDAAEAATYTHQVLDHQAVFAPITKASYRLDAEAAGVIADKAVRIATAPRNGPVHIDVPISVADSPAGTHRPCLAPARATQPQPADLAQARAWLTEAERPLAVIGLDAVAEAASAPLLAFLEHYQIPFVTSYKAKGIVPEKHPLCLGGAGLSPLADRHLLPLVREADLVLALGYDPIEMRPGWRNAWDCSRQRVIDICAEDNTHYMHAATLTLVAGLAPSLRALTVGAQLADDTQPSPRRWPEGQPEVARAALRSAFTPQADWGPDAIVAECQATLPGDTLATADSGAHRILLSQMWSCHEPRALIQSSGLCTMGCAVPMAIGRKLAEPQRTVVSFSGDAGFLMVAGELSTAAELGVAPIFVVFVDASLALIDLKQRQRRLDNAGVDFGQHDFAAMGRAFGGHGVRVRDRAGLRAALQEAQQAERFTVIAAEFEREAYDGLI from the coding sequence ATGACACAGACCGACACCGCGGCTGCGACGGCCACAGAACCATTGCGCGCGGCGGATGTGCTGGCCCGGCGACTATATGCCGCCGGATGCCGCCATGCCTTCGGCATGCCCGGTGGCGAAGTGCTGACGCTTGTCGATGCGCTGACCAAGGCGGGCATCCGCTTTCACCTTGCCAAACACGAGAACAGCGCCGGTTTCATGGGCGAAGGCGTGCACCACAGCGATGGCGCGCCGGTTATCCTGGTGGCCACGCTGGGCCCGGGGGCGCTCAATGGGGTGAACGTTGTTGCCAATGCGCATCAGGACCGGGTGCCGATGCTGGTGCTGACAGGATGTGTGGATGCGGCGGAAGCGGCCACCTATACCCATCAGGTACTGGACCATCAGGCGGTTTTTGCCCCGATCACCAAGGCCAGCTATCGCCTCGACGCCGAGGCTGCGGGTGTGATCGCCGACAAGGCGGTGCGGATCGCAACCGCGCCGCGCAATGGGCCGGTGCATATCGATGTGCCGATCTCCGTCGCCGATTCTCCTGCCGGCACCCACCGTCCTTGCCTCGCGCCTGCCAGAGCAACGCAACCGCAGCCCGCTGACCTGGCGCAGGCGCGCGCGTGGCTTACCGAGGCCGAGCGCCCGCTGGCGGTGATCGGTCTTGACGCTGTTGCCGAGGCCGCATCCGCGCCGCTTCTGGCCTTTCTCGAACACTACCAGATCCCTTTTGTAACCAGCTACAAGGCCAAGGGCATCGTGCCTGAGAAGCACCCGCTTTGCCTTGGCGGCGCCGGGCTGTCGCCGCTCGCCGATCGTCACCTGCTGCCGCTGGTGCGCGAGGCCGATCTGGTTCTTGCGCTGGGGTACGATCCAATCGAGATGCGCCCGGGCTGGCGCAACGCCTGGGATTGTTCCCGCCAGCGGGTGATTGATATCTGCGCCGAGGACAACACCCACTACATGCACGCGGCCACTCTGACGCTGGTTGCCGGTCTTGCGCCCAGTCTGCGCGCCCTGACGGTTGGGGCGCAGCTCGCCGACGACACGCAGCCGTCCCCTCGGCGCTGGCCCGAAGGTCAGCCTGAGGTGGCCCGGGCAGCCCTTCGCTCCGCCTTCACCCCGCAGGCGGACTGGGGACCCGATGCGATCGTTGCCGAATGTCAGGCCACCCTGCCCGGCGATACGCTGGCGACGGCAGACAGCGGCGCCCATCGGATCTTGCTCTCGCAGATGTGGAGCTGCCATGAGCCTCGCGCCCTGATCCAATCCTCGGGCCTCTGCACCATGGGCTGCGCGGTGCCGATGGCCATCGGCCGCAAACTGGCAGAGCCGCAGCGCACGGTTGTCAGCTTCTCCGGTGATGCGGGTTTCCTGATGGTGGCGGGCGAGTTGTCCACCGCCGCGGAGCTTGGCGTTGCGCCGATCTTTGTCGTGTTCGTCGATGCCAGCCTCGCATTGATCGATCTGAAGCAGCGACAGCGACGGCTGGATAACGCTGGCGTCGACTTCGGCCAGCACGACTTTGCCGCGATGGGCCGGGCCTTTGGCGGCCATGGCGTCAGGGTCCGCGACCGCGCAGGCCTGCGCGCTGCCTTGCAAGAGGCACAGCAGGCCGAGCGTTTCACCGTCATTGCCGCAGAATTCGAGCGGGAGGCCTATGATGGGCTCATCTGA
- a CDS encoding DUF302 domain-containing protein, protein MVATAAPLAKRQGWAVHQTRKPYPQLVEDVIAATKAQGLVVVTQAGPTKAAAARGITIPGNRVIGVFNNDYAVRVLSHSTAAMIEAPIRLYVTEGEDGLATLSYKTATHVFAPYLDEGGADLADIAAELDQHLDAIAQNAARSAP, encoded by the coding sequence ATGGTTGCGACCGCCGCACCGCTGGCCAAGCGCCAGGGCTGGGCGGTTCACCAGACCCGCAAGCCCTACCCGCAGCTGGTCGAAGATGTGATTGCGGCGACGAAGGCGCAGGGTCTTGTCGTGGTGACGCAGGCCGGGCCGACCAAGGCCGCTGCGGCCCGTGGCATTACCATACCCGGCAACCGGGTGATCGGTGTTTTCAACAATGACTATGCGGTGCGGGTCCTCAGCCATTCCACCGCCGCAATGATTGAAGCCCCGATCCGCCTTTATGTGACCGAAGGCGAAGATGGCTTGGCGACGCTTTCTTATAAAACCGCAACCCATGTCTTTGCCCCCTATCTCGATGAAGGCGGGGCTGATCTCGCCGATATCGCGGCAGAGCTGGACCAACATCTTGATGCCATTGCGCAAAATGCGGCGCGCTCGGCGCCTTGA
- a CDS encoding OpgC family protein: MATISPFPGAKGTETTPVANRPVAPQSDAQTRALRDPRLDFYRGIAMFIILCAHIPGNRWTGWIPARFGFSDATEIFVFCSGMASAIAFGGTFARRGWLIGSARVVFRCWQVYWAHIGLFVFLATTMAALDLYGAFDKSYIASLNLLPFFENPVPQLVGLMTLSYVPNYFDILPMYLVVLGLMPLMMGLERVGVWAVAATSIAIWLLANPYMIGLGPNGLSLSAEPWSSREWFFNPFGWQLLFFTGFAFMKGWLPAPPVSRGLMIIATAYLLLLAPFGSWKVFLWVEAWNTSLAELIRPTWQLTAEWREKTDFGLLRYGHFLSLAYLGWVVAGEGGRRLIAYGRSTPARIWAVLLSLITKVGQQSLAVFVFSMALARLLGFAMDLTDRSIMTTAFFNLTGFGLIIGCAYIAAWFKSHPWKTKR; the protein is encoded by the coding sequence ATGGCGACCATCTCGCCCTTTCCCGGTGCCAAGGGCACCGAGACCACTCCAGTGGCCAATCGCCCGGTTGCCCCGCAATCGGACGCGCAGACCCGCGCGCTTCGCGATCCCCGGCTGGATTTCTACCGCGGCATTGCGATGTTCATCATCCTGTGCGCTCATATTCCCGGGAACCGCTGGACCGGCTGGATTCCGGCCCGGTTTGGCTTCTCTGACGCGACGGAGATCTTTGTCTTCTGTTCGGGCATGGCCTCGGCAATCGCCTTTGGCGGCACCTTTGCCCGCCGCGGCTGGCTGATTGGCAGCGCCCGCGTGGTGTTTCGCTGCTGGCAAGTCTACTGGGCCCATATCGGCCTGTTTGTCTTTCTCGCCACCACCATGGCGGCGCTGGATCTCTACGGGGCTTTTGACAAGAGCTATATTGCCTCGCTGAACCTGTTGCCGTTCTTTGAAAACCCGGTGCCGCAGCTGGTTGGGCTGATGACGCTCAGCTACGTGCCAAACTACTTTGACATTCTGCCGATGTATCTCGTCGTGTTGGGGCTGATGCCGCTGATGATGGGGCTGGAACGCGTCGGCGTCTGGGCTGTGGCGGCCACCTCGATCGCGATCTGGCTGCTGGCCAACCCGTATATGATCGGCCTCGGGCCGAATGGGCTGTCGCTCTCCGCCGAACCCTGGTCGAGCCGCGAATGGTTTTTCAACCCCTTTGGCTGGCAGCTGCTGTTCTTCACCGGCTTTGCCTTCATGAAAGGCTGGCTGCCCGCCCCGCCGGTCTCACGCGGACTGATGATCATAGCCACGGCCTATCTGCTCCTGCTGGCGCCCTTCGGCTCCTGGAAAGTCTTCCTCTGGGTTGAAGCCTGGAACACCAGTCTGGCGGAGCTGATCCGACCGACCTGGCAGCTGACAGCCGAATGGCGGGAAAAAACCGACTTTGGCCTTTTGCGCTATGGCCATTTCCTGTCGCTGGCCTACCTCGGCTGGGTGGTTGCGGGCGAAGGCGGTCGCCGTCTGATCGCCTACGGGCGATCCACGCCCGCCCGGATCTGGGCCGTGCTGCTGTCGCTGATCACCAAAGTCGGTCAGCAATCGCTTGCGGTCTTTGTGTTTTCCATGGCGCTGGCTCGGTTGCTGGGCTTTGCCATGGATCTCACTGACAGGTCGATCATGACCACTGCATTTTTTAACCTCACCGGGTTTGGCCTGATCATCGGCTGCGCCTATATCGCTGCCTGGTTCAAATCACATCCATGGAAAACCAAGAGATGA
- a CDS encoding ArsR/SmtB family transcription factor gives MALPQFSADMAPEDLDTMVDNATRASNFLKAISHEGRLMILCHLVSGEKSVTELEELLSARQAAVSQQLSRLRLEGLVIPRREGKAIYYRLADDRPRRILEVVYELFCKED, from the coding sequence ATGGCCCTGCCACAGTTTTCCGCCGATATGGCCCCCGAAGATCTCGATACGATGGTGGACAATGCCACCCGCGCCTCGAATTTTCTGAAGGCGATCAGCCACGAGGGACGCCTGATGATCCTTTGCCATCTGGTGTCGGGTGAAAAATCGGTGACCGAGCTGGAAGAGCTGCTCTCCGCACGTCAGGCGGCGGTTTCCCAACAGCTGTCGCGCCTGCGTCTGGAAGGTCTGGTCATTCCACGCCGTGAGGGCAAGGCGATCTATTACCGGCTGGCAGATGATCGTCCACGCCGGATCCTGGAAGTGGTCTACGAGCTGTTCTGCAAAGAGGACTGA